The Oncorhynchus nerka isolate Pitt River linkage group LG13, Oner_Uvic_2.0, whole genome shotgun sequence sequence ATTGCTAGTGAAGGAACAAATATTCTCTGCTCTTGTGTCGCTACAGCATACCAGTTTGCTGCACCGGAATAAGTACGGACTGAATTTACTGCAACTCAATACCCTTTTCCGTCCTCTATCGTGTCTACTTCGGCAAGAAGATGGTAAGCGCGGATGCAGTGTAACATGACAATCTGAAATCATCCTCTTTAATTAACGTTCTCATTTGATCAACTACATGTTTGTTGTGAAGATGAAAGCATTGAATTATGGCAGACCTCAGTATTTCATGGTGTTAGTTTCATAATCGCTACAAACCCGATTAATAAACTAACGTAACAAACACTTAACGTTAGCTACTGTATGTCGCAGACGCTCAAAGTAGATGGGTATCTTCCAAATAATTTTCAATCAGCATCTCAAATTGGCTGCTATTATTTGTCCCCATAAATGAAACGATTTTGACAATAGCATTCATTAGTATGTCCATGTCATCCTACAAAACAAGGAAAGTAGCTAGTTTTCTCAGGTGGAACCAGCTAGCATCATTCAACATTAGCCTGTTGACGTTAGCATGTAGTTAACGTATACAGCCATCTTGTATTGTTTTGAATGAACTGTAAATTCTAATTGGTCACCATAAATGTGTTTTCACCTGTGTCACAGACGAAGGGAACGTCATCATTTGGTAAACGTCGCAACAAGACGCATGCCCTGTGTCGTCGGTGCGGCTCCAAGGCATACCACCTTCAAAAGTCCTCTTGCGGAAAGTGTGGCTACCCCGAAAAGCGCAAGAGAAAGTGTGAGTGGCTCGTGCTGTTGTCTTGGCAGATAGTTTAGTAAAATTTGATCAGTCAGTGCAGTCCATTCATGTTACCAATAGGGACTATCAGTGACactagatggatagatggatggatgctgCAGGTCAACTTACCAGAGCTTAACCTGTCAAAAGTTTCCAGTGATGCATATGTCAAACAAGCTGAAAAATTCCAGATGTCCTCACATGCAATAGTGACTTTTTGCACTTCCAGACTTTTGTTTTGTGGGGGTTTGGTCAAGCTGACCATGTTGTCACGCTGATGTATGTGTCTGTACAGCGGTTTTGCTCTTCATTGATTCTATAACACGCTCATCCTTACACTTGCAGATAACTGGAGTGCCAAGGCCAAGAGACGCAACACCACCGGGTCTGGCCGTATCAGACACCTGAGGGTTGTCTACCGCAGATTCAGGTGAGTCCAACATCCTCCCTGCAATGAATTTCAGGGCTGATTTGCATAATACATCAGGTGCAAACAGAAGAAAATGTTTCATCGGAATACAAAGATGAGCTGTTCTTTAGGCAGGAGTATGTACCTCCATTTTTCCAAAGCTtgcttttttttgtttgttgaatgTGAAATTGGTATCATTTTTAACTGCAGAGAAGCACCTAATTTGCCCCTGCGGAATCAGTTGAGACGAATCTTGTCTGTCCTTAATTGGCCCAATGTAACCAATATGATATCGCTAGCTAGTTTTGCCAAGGTGGATTAGGTTGCTCTGCACAGATGCTTTTCAGTGCTGGGTTGAACCCTCTAGTTTTGTTTGTTGAGATATGATCATCTTACAATACACCAGGAAGGAAGGTGATGTTGGTTTTATTTGGAGTTGGTGACTGTTAAACTACTCATGAAATGTGTTTTTCTGCGTTATAAATGGTGTCACTGCCATAATTTGACAAGTGCCCATTGCTGTGAGTGACTGAAGTGCTTGCTGACTAATCATTTTACCTTTGATATCGTGAATGCCAAATTGGAATGCTTATTTaatgcagtgcattcagaaagtattcagaccccttgacattttctacattttgttacagctAGGTATGCACCGATATGActttttggccgataccgataatgaatattttccttgccaaataAAAAGATATCGTTAACAGATATTTTACATTTTAGTGGTCAagtaagcattctagtacagttaaatagttaacacacacacacatggatgcagcggtctaaggcactgcgtctctgcaagaggtgtcactacagaccaaggttcgaatccaggctgtatcacatccggtcatgattgggtgtcccatagggcggcgcacaattggcccagcatcatccgggttaggggagggtttggccgggctaggcagtcattgtaaaataacaacttgttctttaactgacttgcttagtcaACTTTTTTTTTACACATGATACCCCACAATGACAGGTAAATAAGGAATCTGTTTTTTTCACTAAGTATttgagaccctttgctatgagactcgacattgagctcaggtgcttcctgtttcaattgatcatccttgatatgtttctacaacttgattggcacccacctgtggaaaattcaattgatGATTTATAAAGGCACAAACTTgtctatctatataaggtccctcagttgacagtgcatgtcagagcaaaaaccaagccatgaggttgaaggaattgaccGTAGGTCTCTGAGatcggattgtgtcgaggcacagatctggggaaggttaccaaagaAATGTCTTTAGCATTTAAGGTCTCCAAgaacagtgtcctccatcattcttaaatggaagaagtttggaaccaccaagacccttcgTAGAGCTGGCTGCcaggccaaattgagcaatccgggtagaagggtcttggtcagggaggaaagtacagagagatccttgatgaaaacctgctccagagcgctcgggacctcagaatggggtgaaggttcaccttccaacagaacaacgatcctaagcacacagccaagacaacgcaggagtggcttcatgacaagtctctgaatatccttgcgtggcccagccagagcccggacttgaacccgatctaacatctctggagagacttgaaaatagctgtacagcgatgctccccatcagcagagaagaatgggagaaacactccaaatacaggtgtgccgagcttgaagcatcatacccaagaatactcggggttataattgctgccaaaggtgcttcagcaaagtactgagtaaatagtctgaatacttatgtaaatgtgatatttcattttttttttttaaatgtacatttaaaaaaaaaatgcagaaATGGAACTTTCCATGTTATTGCCGATGTGGTAGGCTATTTATTTGGAAAATATTTGTAATTGATCTGAAGATTTTAAAGGTATCAAAtatcatatttttttatttaacttggcaagtcggttaagaataaattcttatttacaatgactgcctaccccggccaaaccctcctctaatccgtttgacgctgggccaattgtgcgccgccctatgggactcccgatcacggccagttgtgatacagcccgagatCGAACCAGGCTCTGTAGTGACaccttagacagctgcgccacttgggagaaAGGAATATTAGCATGTGGCACATGTTCGTAATGGATGGGGTTACCTACCTGTAAAAACATTTGAGACCCAGTAAggggcactgtatgtgtgtgtacactgaacaaaaatataaacgcagtaATTTAAAAGATTTTTCTGAGTtaatgaaataaattcattaggccctaatctatggatttcacatgactggggatacagatatgcatctgttggtcaaagataccttaaaataaaaaaaggttGAGCCATGGATCAGAACCTGGTGTgactatttgcctcatgcagtgcgacacatctttccatagtgtatcaggctgttgattgtggaatgttgcccCACTCTTTTAATGGCTGTGTGacattgctggatattggcgggaactggaacacgctgtcgtacacatcgatccagagcatcccaaacgagCTCAATGGGGGACATGTCTGAGTatgtaggccatggaagaactgggaaattttcagcttccaggaattgtgtatagatCATTGCCGGCATGGAGCCATGCATTATCATCCTGAAACACGTGATGGCGACgaggaatggcacgacaatgggcctcaggatctcatcacggtatctctgtgcattcaacttGTCATCGATTttaaaatgcagttgtgttcgtTTTCCATAGCttatgctctggataagagcgtctgctaaatgacttaaatgttaaatgtaaatgttatgcctgcccataccatagccCCATGGCCACCATGGGGCTCTTTgttctgccatctgcccggtacgaACACGCAGATGAGTTAACCTGAGCCATTTTTCGACAGTTTGCAGAAAATCTTCGGTTATGCAAACTCTGTTTCATCAGTTTCTCCAAAACAACATTggatgcggcttatggtagagaaaaacattaaattctctggcaacagctctggtgaacattccttcagtcagcatgccaattgcatgcttcttcaacttgagacatctgtggcattgtgttgtgacaaaactgcaccttTTTGTGTGGTTGTTTATTGTCCCCACCACAaggttgctaccatgttgtcatattgtgttgctgccatgctatgttttCTTAGGTCTGTCTTTATGTAATGTCTTtttttgtgatgtgtgttttgtcttattTTAATTTGATGTATTTtaaatttttaatcccagcccctgtccctgCAGGTGGCCTTTtttcttttggtaggccgtcattgtaaacaataatttcttaactgacttgcctctttaaataaaaagtaaagatgcagctgtgtaatgatcatgctgtttaatcaacttcttgatagcaaaggagaaatgctcactaacagggatgtaaacaaatttgagcgAAAAGTATGCCTTTGTGTGTATGGGAAATTTCTGGcgttttttttatttcagctcatgaaacatgggaccaacacttcatatttaatttttatttaaccaggtaggctagttgagaacaagttctcatttacaactgcgacctggccaagataaagcatagcagtgtgaacagacaacagagttacacatggagtaaacaagtcaataacacagtagaaagaaagtctatatacattgtgtgcaaaaggcatgaggaggtaggcggataattacaattttgcagattaacactggagtgatacatgaacagatggtcatgtgcaggtagagatactggtctgcaaaatagcagaaaagtaaataaatataaacagtatggggatgaggtaggtaaattgggtgggttatttaccgatggactatgtacagctgcagcgatcggttagctgctcagatagcagatgttgtGTTTTCTATATTTAGTTCAGTATAGTTTACAATTCATTGTCATGCTTCCTCAATGTGTTTTCTCTGGTCTTTTCCAGGAATGGATTCCGTGAGGGAACTGTCCCCAAGCCCAAGAGAGCAGCAgtggctgcctccagctcttcttaGAATCTGAGTCTGAAATAAAGTCATCATAAAATGACAACTTCATCGCCTCTCGTCCTCTTTGGTCAGTTCTAAGTTATACAATGAAGATAAACAACATTGAAATGTTATCTCTGACAATAACCCTAGCAGCAACCAGTAAGTCATGGGACTTTCAGTTCTATCACTAGAACTTGTTTGATGGAAGGGTTTTCCTGCAACCAGCAGAGGGACACATTTCTCCATGGTCAACAAAACAAACATCTGAAATAATCCACTGTTATGCTAAACATTTTTCTGCCTTTGAAGTATAACACTCAAAGGCAGAAAAATGTTTAGGGAGTCACAGTATTGTGATTTGACAAAGGAGACACGAAGGATGGGGAAAAAAACATAGGTATTTAGCAGTTCTATCAAGAAATATATTTCCCACAACTCATACTACTAGATAAGATGTGAAAATGTCATGGGTCTCAGTGACTCCATGGAGTGAGACTAACTGCTATGGTAACCAGTAATCTGATTCAATACATTTATTACAAATCACTATGTTTGTCAGTAAATTCAAAGGGTTTCACTACGGCTGCTATCCAGGCGGTGATCCTTGTGGTTAACCAAACATTATGCTGTCTGTTTTCAATAGGCCCAAACCTATACATCCTCGAAAGCAAGGATGGGCATCTCCTGTCCtctggggcctgattggtgtcacacttttgccccagctaacacacctgacaccAATTTTCTACTAATGATCTTCAGTTTAGGATGCAGTTAGTTTAATCAGCAGTGttttgctagggatgggggatAAAAGTGAAACCTCTTCGGCCCTGAGGGCTAGAGTTGACCTTCCTTGCTCTATAGCTCACAGGTGACACTCAGTTTGCCAGAGCAGATGTCCATTAGGCTTTCCTGCATGGAAACCTTAATGGCTCTTTTTATATctacatgtcaaatcaaatcaaattttatttgtcacatacacatggttagcagatgttaatgcgagtgtagcgaaatgcttgtgcttctagttccgacaatgcagtgataaccaacaagtaatctaactaacaattccaaaactactgtcttatacacagtgtaagggaataaggaatatgtacataaggatatatgaatgagtgatggtacagagcagcatacagtagatggtatcgagtacagtatatacatatgagatgagtatgtagacaaagtaaacaaagtggcatagttaaagtggctagtgacaaggatgcagtcgatgatctagagtacagtatatacgtatgcatatgagatgaataatgtagggtgagtaacattatataaggtagcattgtttaaagtggctagtgatatatttacatcatttcccatcaattcccattattaaagtggctggagttgggtcagtgtcaatgacagtgtgttggcagcagccactcaatgttagtggtggctgtttaacagtctgatggccttgagatagaagctgtttttcagtctctcggtcccagctttgatgcacctgtactgacctccccttctggatgatagcggggtgaacaggcagtggttcgggtggttgatgtccttgatgatctttatggccttcctgtaacatcgggtgatataggtgtcctggagggcaggtagtttgcccccggtgatgcgttgtgcagacctcactaccctctggagagccttacggttgagggcggagcagttgccgtaccaggcggtgatacagcccgccaggatgctctcgattgtgcatctgtagaagtttgtgagtgcttttggtgacaagctgaatttctttcagcctcctgaggttgaagaggcgctgctgcgccttcttcacgacgctgtcagtgtgagtggaccaattcagtttgtctgtgatgtgtatgccgaggaacttaaaacttgctaccctctccactactgttccatcgatgtggataggggggtgttccctctgctgtttcctgaagtccacaatcatctccttagttttgttgacgttgagtgtgaggttattttcctgacaccacactccgagggccctcacctcctccctgtaggccgtctcgtcgttgttggtaatcaagcctaccactgttgtgtcgtccgcaaacttgatgattgagttggaggcgtgcgtggccacgcagtcgtgggtgaacagggagtacaggagagggctcagaacgcacccttgtggggccccgtgttgaggatcagcgggggaggagatgttgttgcctaccctcaccacctgggggcggcccgtcaggaa is a genomic window containing:
- the LOC115140304 gene encoding large ribosomal subunit protein eL37-like — translated: MTKGTSSFGKRRNKTHALCRRCGSKAYHLQKSSCGKCGYPEKRKRKYNWSAKAKRRNTTGSGRIRHLRVVYRRFRNGFREGTVPKPKRAAVAASSSS